The Montipora capricornis isolate CH-2021 chromosome 1, ASM3666992v2, whole genome shotgun sequence genome contains a region encoding:
- the LOC138052318 gene encoding coiled-coil domain-containing protein 93-like, producing the protein MFSPSKKEQFLKQLKSIVKGTVDNKDRIEKKKVAEKQKRDTLNQQYLEIVEQERLYSPKSATRMKVLLSKLKTLGLS; encoded by the exons ATGTTTTCACCGTCAAAGAAAGAGCAATTCCTGAAGCAGTTGAAGAGCATTGTCAAGGGAACTGTGGACAACAAAGACAGA ATTGAAAAGAAGAAGGTGGCCGAGAAGCAAAAGAGGGACACCTTAAACCAGCAATACCTCGAGATTGTAGAACAAGAACGGCTGTATTCACCGAA GAGTGCCACAAGAATGAAAGTTCTTCTTTCCAAGCTCAAGACATTAGGACTATCTTAG
- the LOC138060053 gene encoding uncharacterized protein produces the protein MLSFHVVSSLFTAIPVKKACDYIKNKLDCDESLHLRTKLDTTDIISLLNFVLSNNYFVYNDSVYKQIHGCVMGSPVSPVVANLCMEAIEEMAINTTPVPPKVWKRYVDDSFCIIKRNAVDSFHNTLNSIDQHISFTIEEENNNQIAFLDALVTRKDNDLIIEVYRKPTHTDRYLDFFSHHDKRHKTSTAETLLHRATNLPSTKQGKEKELIHVIDALRSNNYPQNVISNILKKKSSTQQTNPIPTPEELVCMFFKWVAPSEFSNYAVLPYIYGISQPLTRLLRKHDIRVVSKPFKTLQQEFPSPKSRPPIDLQPNVVYKISCADCPWSYVGETGRSFETRKKELMRNVKSYARGSNIAKHAWS, from the coding sequence ATGCTGTCCTTTCATGTGGTATCATCGCTCTTCACAGCCATTCCAGTCAAGAAAGCCTGTgattacataaaaaataaacTGGATTGTGATGAATCACTACACTTACGCACAAAACTTGACACTACTGATATAATCTCTTTGTTGAATTTTGTCCTATCCAATAACTACTTCGTCTACAATGACAGTGTTTATAAACAGATCCATGGTTGTGTCATGGGCAGCCCTGTCAGTCCCGTGGTTGCCAATTTATGTATGGAAGCAATCGAGGAGATGGCCATCAACACAACTCCCGTTCCACCTAAAGTATGGAAACGATATGTTGACGATAGTTTCTGTATCATTAAAAGAAACGCCGTTGACTCTTTCCATAACACACTCAACAGTATcgatcaacacatctcctttaccatcgaagaagaaaacaataaccagaTCGCCTTTCTGGATGCTTTGGTTACTCGCAAGGATAATGATCTCATTATTGAGGTTTACCGTAAACCAACCCACACTGATAGGTATCTAGATTTCTTCTCTCATCATGACAAACGACACAAGACCAGTACAGCTGAGACTTTGTTACATCGCGCAACTAATCTCCCgagcacaaaacaaggaaaagagaaagaacttaTTCATGTCATCGACGCTCTACGATCTAACAATTACCCCCAAAATGTTATCTCCAACattctaaagaagaaatcttctaCTCAGCAAACAAATCCCATCCCAACACCTGAGGaacttgtttgcatgttttttaaatgggttgCACCCTCCGAATTCTCCAATTATGCAGTCCTCCCCTATATTTATGGCATTTCTCAGCCTCTAACTAGACTCCTTAGAAAACATGATATTCGAGTTGtcagcaagccattcaagactttacaacaggaGTTTCCCTCTCCTAAGTCTCGCCCTCCGATCGATCTTCAACCtaacgtggtttacaaaatatcttgtgccgactgcccatggagttatgttggcgagactggcagatcctttgaaaccagaaaaaaagaacttatgAGGAATGTGAAGTCTTACGCAAGAGGCTCCAACATCGCTAAACACGCTTGGTCTTGA
- the LOC138060044 gene encoding uncharacterized protein, which yields MYGSNRGDGINTTPVPPKVWKRYVDDSFCIIKRNAVDSFHNTLNSIDQHISFTIEEENNNQIAFLDALVTRKDNDLIIEVYRKPTHTDRYLDFFSHHDKRHKTSTAETLLHRATNLPSTKQGKEKELIHVIDALRSNNYPQNVISNILKKKSSTQQTNPIPTPEELVCMFFKWVAPSEFSNYAVLPYIYGISQPLTRLLRKHDIRVVSKPFKTLQQEFPSPKSRPPIDLQPNVVYKISCADCPWSYVGETGRSFETRKKELMRNVKSYARGSNIAKHAWS from the coding sequence ATGTATGGAAGCAATCGAGGAGATGGCATCAACACAACTCCCGTTCCACCTAAAGTATGGAAACGATATGTTGACGATAGTTTCTGTATCATTAAAAGAAACGCCGTTGACTCTTTCCATAACACACTCAACAGTATcgatcaacacatctcctttaccatcgaagaagaaaacaataaccagaTCGCCTTTCTGGATGCTTTGGTTACTCGCAAGGATAATGATCTCATTATTGAGGTTTACCGTAAACCAACCCACACTGATAGGTATCTAGATTTCTTCTCTCATCATGACAAACGACACAAGACCAGTACAGCTGAGACTTTGTTACATCGCGCAACTAATCTCCCgagcacaaaacaaggaaaagagaaagaacttaTTCATGTCATCGACGCTCTACGATCTAACAATTACCCCCAAAATGTTATCTCCAACattctaaagaagaaatcttctaCTCAGCAAACAAATCCCATCCCAACACCTGAGGaacttgtttgcatgttttttaaatgggttgCACCCTCCGAATTCTCCAATTATGCAGTCCTCCCCTATATTTATGGCATTTCTCAGCCTCTAACTAGACTCCTTAGAAAACATGATATTCGAGTTGtcagcaagccattcaagactttacaacaggaGTTTCCCTCTCCTAAGTCCCGCCCTCCGATCGATCTTCAACCtaacgtggtttacaaaatatcttgtgccgactgcccatggagttatgttggcgagactggcagatcctttgaaaccagaaaaaaagaacttatgAGGAATGTGAAGTCTTACGCAAGAGGCTCCAACATCGCTAAACACGCTTGGTCTTGA
- the LOC138052314 gene encoding uncharacterized protein translates to MVYCFAPTCNHASESHTCQFFAFPSPEKATNEHKRWIRLIRREDKMPNKYSRVCSCHFRSGKKSNGPEIFERNREKLFPEQRGSPPKNKTKTETAFKGNTLTEMVEDARKNESLSTEKSKEQKQKTTREVILEAELELVNRDLKSAQEQIQYKNRCYAVGELSGNVVRMETGLPTKEVFQIVVRYALRFKDSIIYFAGWTVESISFEDQIFITLMKVKQNYTNLHLAQLFNCSVATIANIISTFIHVLHAILFKDIMTSIPSRDKNKLSAPASFDQYGSCRIVIDCTDIEVAAPGLMSQQNTTYSSYRGMNSFKVLVGVAPNAVITYVSKLYPGSISDKAIVQESGLLKHLTPGDMILADKGFLIQDIVPRGVSVNIPPFLNNGTFTESEAKATKAIARC, encoded by the exons ATGGTCTACTGCTTTGCTCCGACGTGTAACCATGCGTCGGAGAGCCATACTTGCCAGTTCTTCGCATTTCCAAGTCCTGAAAAGGCAACAAACGAACACAAACGATGGATTCGTCTGATAAG GCGAGAAGATAAAATGCCCAACAAATACTCGAGGGTATGTAGCTGCCACTTTAGAAGTGGTAAAAAGTCCAATGGCCCAGAGATTTTTGAGCGAAATagggaaaaattatttcctgaaCAAAGAGGGTCCCCTCCgaagaataaaacaaaaactgagACTGCCTTCAAGGGAAATACTCTCACTGAGATGGTCGAAGACGCTCGCAAAAATGAGTCGCTATCCACTGAGAAGAGTAaggaacaaaagcaaaaaacaacacGGGAGGTTATCCTGGAGGCAGAATTGGAACTAGTGAACAGAGATCTAAAAAGTGCACAGGAACAGATCCAGTACAAAAACAGGTGTTACGCTGTGGGAGAACTGTCAGGAAATGTTGTCAGAATGGAAACTGGGCTTCCTACAAAGGAAGTATTTCAAATTGTTGTGAGATATGCCTTGAGGTTTAAAGattcaattatttattttgctGGCTGGACGGTTGAATCTATCAGTTTTGAAGACCAGATTTTCATTACTTTAATGAAAGTAAAACAGAACTACACCAACCTGCATTTGGCTCAGCTATTTAATTGCAGTGTAGCTacaattgcaaacattatttcaaCATTTATTCACGTGTTACATGCCATTTTATTTAAGGACATTATGACATCTATTCCTTCGCGAGACAAAAACAAACTATCTGCACCAGCTTCTTTTGATCAGTATGGTTCTTGCAGGATTGTCATAGACTGCACTGATATTGAGGTTGCAGCCCCTGGACTAATGAGTCAACAAAATACAACCTATTCATCTTACCGTGGAATGAATTCATTTAAAGTCCTTGTTGGTGTTGCACCAAATGCAGTCATCACATATGTAAGCAAGCTCTACCCAGGTTCTATTTCAGACAAAGCCATTGTCCAAGAGTCAGGCCTTCTCAAGCACTTAACTCCTGGGGATATGATACTTGCAGACAAGGGATTTCTTATTCAGGATATTGTACCACGAGGGGTTTCTGTAAACATCCCACCATTCCTGAATAATGGAACCTTTACTGAGAGCGAGGCAAAGGCTACAAAGGCTATAGCCAGATGTTGA